One region of Thermoplasma sp. Kam2015 genomic DNA includes:
- a CDS encoding BadF/BadG/BcrA/BcrD ATPase family protein, translating to MKVVSVDGGATKTFAIYYDTEAEEVLGVGIAGPSNYFSVSIETAANNIRKAIDMATSLRRTDDYDLVLGIAGYGDSPKANDIGRGLAKTVAGNRIFYIENDGVFAYRMANLFHDGLIFAPGTGSIGIYQKENHLNRIGGWGWFAGDEGSASWIAKRAITLSEEQYDGLIAGDSLIRAVEQHFGNDFIQAINDLEGDHPKRKVALMAPRISMLAYKGDAIAKKILDEAGEYDARILKRMTEFFDHQVDVALVGGTVMAGRILTDTVKRLIENQTLRLFYGYHVAVGGIIMFLNNMKIQFDTNLRDSIVSQTDRAIMDLDVTALPDYIEILKLTKPP from the coding sequence ATGAAGGTCGTTTCGGTAGATGGCGGTGCAACAAAGACTTTTGCCATATATTATGATACAGAAGCGGAGGAGGTTCTTGGAGTCGGAATTGCTGGGCCGTCCAATTATTTTTCAGTTTCTATAGAAACTGCGGCTAATAACATTAGAAAGGCTATAGATATGGCAACTTCTCTGAGGAGAACCGATGATTATGACCTCGTATTGGGAATAGCAGGATACGGGGACTCTCCGAAGGCAAATGACATTGGCCGTGGATTGGCAAAAACTGTCGCAGGCAATCGTATTTTCTACATTGAAAACGACGGGGTATTTGCCTATAGGATGGCAAATCTATTTCACGATGGTCTCATATTTGCTCCAGGTACGGGAAGCATAGGAATATATCAGAAAGAGAATCATTTGAATCGGATCGGCGGTTGGGGATGGTTCGCAGGTGACGAGGGATCTGCTTCCTGGATTGCTAAAAGGGCCATAACTCTGAGTGAAGAGCAGTACGATGGTCTCATAGCTGGCGACTCATTGATCAGAGCTGTTGAACAACATTTTGGAAATGATTTCATTCAGGCCATAAACGATCTCGAAGGGGATCATCCAAAAAGAAAGGTTGCTTTGATGGCCCCAAGGATCTCTATGCTGGCGTATAAAGGGGATGCTATAGCAAAGAAAATTCTGGATGAGGCTGGAGAATATGATGCAAGGATCCTGAAGAGAATGACTGAATTCTTCGATCATCAGGTAGATGTGGCATTGGTAGGTGGAACGGTGATGGCAGGTAGAATATTGACAGATACTGTAAAGAGATTGATTGAAAACCAAACATTGAGACTCTTCTATGGATATCACGTTGCGGTGGGAGGCATCATCATGTTCCTAAACAATATGAAGATTCAGTTCGATACCAATCTAAGGGACAGCATCGTCTCTCAGACGGATCGGGCCATTATGGATCTTGATGTTACAGCGCTGCCGGATTACATTGAAATATTGAAACTGACTAAGCCACCCTGA
- the cpsA gene encoding carboxypeptidase CpsA, protein MNTEVLRKELEEYNEELIKMRRYLHENPELSYQEINTAKYVADKLRSFGVEVREHVGGTGVVGLIRGKTGRITIGLRADMDALPVEEQTGLPFASKNKGVMHACGHDSHTAMLLAAAYILSKHRDELDGNIKFLFQPAEEDGGRGGALPMIEDGALENPHVDHVFGLHVLGDFPAGTFAIRGGAIMAAPDGFKITVHGKGGHGSAPADAIDPIYIGSNIINALYGVRSRFIDQRKPVTISVCSVHSGTKDNIIPDNLEMLGTLRTLDEDLRAFIKKKIGDTAAGVAEAFGARAETEFIENAYPVTYNDPKITEEVRSVLESIKGMKVIETEPLMGGEDVSRFLQKAPGTYYFLGTRNEKKGIIYPNHSPRFTVDEDYLKYGALSHVLVAMHFAGKK, encoded by the coding sequence ATGAATACAGAAGTTCTCAGAAAGGAGCTGGAAGAATACAATGAAGAACTCATAAAGATGAGACGCTATCTGCACGAAAATCCAGAACTATCATATCAGGAGATCAATACGGCCAAATACGTTGCTGACAAACTTAGATCCTTTGGAGTGGAGGTCAGGGAACATGTTGGAGGTACCGGCGTTGTTGGTCTCATAAGAGGAAAGACGGGTCGAATAACAATAGGGCTCAGAGCTGATATGGACGCCCTGCCTGTAGAAGAACAGACCGGCCTTCCATTTGCCTCCAAGAATAAGGGGGTCATGCATGCCTGCGGCCATGATTCTCATACAGCAATGCTGCTGGCCGCTGCCTATATTCTTTCCAAGCACAGGGACGAACTTGATGGAAACATAAAATTCCTGTTCCAGCCGGCCGAAGAGGACGGTGGGAGAGGTGGAGCGCTGCCCATGATAGAGGACGGAGCACTTGAAAACCCGCATGTCGATCATGTGTTCGGTCTTCATGTCCTAGGAGATTTTCCAGCGGGTACCTTTGCCATCAGGGGCGGTGCAATAATGGCAGCACCAGATGGATTCAAAATAACTGTGCACGGAAAGGGTGGCCATGGATCCGCGCCTGCAGACGCGATCGACCCAATTTACATCGGATCCAACATAATCAATGCACTCTACGGCGTAAGATCCAGATTCATAGACCAGAGAAAACCAGTCACGATATCGGTCTGTTCAGTCCATTCAGGAACAAAGGACAACATCATACCGGATAATCTGGAGATGCTCGGTACTCTGCGCACTCTTGATGAGGATCTTCGCGCCTTCATAAAGAAGAAGATAGGAGATACTGCCGCTGGCGTGGCAGAAGCATTCGGTGCCAGAGCCGAAACAGAATTTATAGAAAATGCCTATCCGGTGACTTATAACGATCCGAAGATAACAGAAGAGGTCAGGAGCGTCCTTGAAAGTATAAAGGGAATGAAGGTCATAGAAACGGAACCGCTCATGGGAGGCGAGGATGTTTCAAGATTCCTGCAGAAGGCGCCTGGCACCTATTACTTCCTTGGAACAAGGAACGAGAAGAAGGGTATAATTTACCCGAATCACAGCCCAAGATTCACCGTGGATGAGGATTATCTGAAATATGGAGCACTATCTCATGTCTTGGTGGCCATGCATTTTGCGGGAAAGAAATGA
- a CDS encoding APC family permease yields the protein MQISDNPKTTLKKNVIGEFRLIWQAMGTLSIAADAAYLLTGVALFALGATPLSILLGIVFYLFIMNTGYQFSKYISSAGSYFTFTYKSLGKTAGVFQAWNMFFYSILGYASFGFLGLASFISLINPSLSGAWVWISISIVAALIAFLFTYFGIKVATDYQILGGLIEISVLIAGSIAIIISAGHANTLAVFTTKYLPGGLSQLFYSMIYSVVLFFGTTLSITSLAEETKNSHVAVRKALISTVIVAGITLILVSYAFTIGYGPANMAKFASAPDPGIMLFKKESYILYILLIVVTINSFMGYNVSVSNANSRIYYSFAKSGLLFLPKSMSRIHSKYGSPSVSAMFVFGLSLLLAIIFGALFGPVTGGLVMLFANGYSAYTEHIVASIGLPFYAKKMNDFHLFQHLIFPAIAIGVLIAVMFFTMYPAPPSYPFNIAAYVGIAWIPISAVMTFVEMKIHPDKIAMYMQDASPYASEA from the coding sequence ATGCAAATATCTGACAATCCGAAAACGACTCTAAAAAAGAATGTAATAGGCGAGTTCAGACTGATATGGCAGGCCATGGGGACTCTATCGATCGCCGCAGATGCCGCATATTTGCTTACTGGTGTTGCTTTATTTGCTCTTGGCGCAACGCCGCTCTCGATCCTTCTTGGCATTGTCTTCTACCTCTTCATAATGAACACAGGATATCAGTTCTCGAAGTACATATCATCCGCAGGATCCTATTTTACCTTTACGTATAAATCTCTTGGAAAGACTGCTGGTGTGTTTCAGGCTTGGAACATGTTCTTCTATTCAATACTTGGATATGCCAGCTTTGGATTTCTCGGCCTTGCTTCCTTCATCAGTCTTATCAATCCATCGCTTAGCGGTGCATGGGTATGGATTAGCATTTCAATTGTCGCTGCCCTGATCGCGTTTCTGTTTACGTACTTCGGCATCAAGGTAGCAACGGATTATCAGATTCTCGGTGGCTTAATAGAGATATCCGTGCTGATAGCGGGATCTATAGCTATCATAATATCTGCCGGTCATGCGAACACCTTGGCAGTTTTCACGACCAAGTATCTTCCCGGAGGCCTATCACAATTGTTCTATTCGATGATATATTCCGTCGTTCTATTCTTCGGAACTACGCTCTCTATAACGTCCCTTGCTGAGGAAACGAAAAATTCACATGTTGCTGTCAGGAAAGCCCTAATTTCGACTGTCATAGTAGCGGGCATAACGCTCATACTTGTTTCATATGCGTTCACAATCGGATATGGACCTGCAAACATGGCAAAATTCGCATCCGCTCCAGATCCTGGGATAATGCTGTTCAAAAAGGAAAGTTACATCCTCTATATACTGCTCATAGTCGTAACCATTAACAGCTTCATGGGATACAACGTATCAGTAAGCAATGCAAACTCAAGGATATATTACAGCTTCGCGAAGTCCGGACTCCTCTTTCTGCCCAAATCCATGTCAAGGATACACAGCAAATACGGATCTCCGTCGGTTTCAGCCATGTTCGTATTTGGCTTATCGCTTCTCCTTGCAATAATTTTCGGTGCGCTCTTTGGGCCTGTCACTGGAGGCCTTGTAATGTTGTTCGCCAACGGCTATTCAGCATATACAGAGCATATAGTGGCGTCCATAGGGCTTCCATTCTATGCCAAGAAGATGAACGATTTTCACCTGTTCCAGCACCTTATATTTCCGGCGATAGCCATTGGTGTGCTGATTGCTGTCATGTTCTTCACGATGTATCCCGCGCCGCCCTCTTATCCGTTCAATATCGCTGCCTATGTTGGCATAGCCTGGATACCCATTTCAGCGGTTATGACATTCGTGGAGATGAAAATACACCCGGACAAGATTGCAATGTATATGCAGGATGCATCGCCTTATGCGTCCGAAGCTTGA
- a CDS encoding RNA-guided endonuclease TnpB family protein: MITAARVKLYPNEGPKILLEKHFGSCRFVYNHFLAKRDEYYITHKNNEKSSLNYFDTANMLIELKKEKPWLYEINSQSLQMSLRFLDNAFRNFFHKNAEHPKFRIKGRNEYFAVPQHIKIQGNRIYFPKFSEGIYFMGSKEKLSEIKDINQIIITKDSGYYYCSIIYENEEELPEKKPLSEDNSVGIDLGIEKFATLSNGIAIENPGFIKKVEKRIKRLQKQLSKKENGSKNRRKHILKLQKEYMKLRNMREDFDDKISTAIAKRYNTIVIEDLNVHGMMQNHHISKSLNDVSFYSFKQKLLYKSDKYGKNMIEIGRFDPSSKICPSCGNIKHDLKLSDRIYHCNVCGLTIDRDHNASKNIRKIGLIKVGLVRSELTPVEIATSGLYGIYPYRQRSLRWKEAPML; this comes from the coding sequence GTGATAACAGCTGCCAGAGTGAAGCTATATCCAAACGAAGGACCGAAAATATTATTGGAGAAACACTTTGGCAGCTGCAGATTCGTGTACAATCATTTCTTAGCGAAGAGGGACGAGTATTACATAACGCATAAAAATAATGAAAAATCTTCTCTGAACTATTTCGACACAGCGAACATGCTCATCGAACTCAAGAAGGAAAAACCATGGCTGTATGAAATAAACTCACAATCTTTACAGATGTCATTACGCTTTCTTGATAATGCATTCAGGAACTTCTTTCATAAGAACGCAGAACATCCTAAGTTCAGGATCAAGGGAAGGAACGAATACTTCGCAGTACCACAGCACATCAAAATTCAAGGAAACAGGATCTATTTCCCAAAGTTCTCTGAAGGCATATACTTCATGGGATCTAAGGAAAAGTTATCTGAAATCAAAGACATCAATCAAATAATAATAACAAAGGATTCAGGATACTATTACTGCTCTATTATATATGAAAATGAGGAAGAACTACCAGAGAAGAAACCATTATCTGAAGATAACTCCGTTGGCATCGATCTAGGCATCGAGAAATTTGCAACCTTATCGAATGGTATAGCGATAGAGAATCCAGGATTCATAAAGAAGGTAGAGAAAAGGATAAAGCGTCTTCAAAAACAGCTATCGAAAAAGGAAAATGGATCGAAGAATAGAAGGAAGCATATACTTAAATTACAGAAGGAGTACATGAAGCTGAGAAACATGCGTGAGGACTTCGATGATAAAATATCGACTGCGATAGCCAAGCGGTACAATACCATAGTCATCGAAGACCTCAACGTACATGGAATGATGCAGAACCATCATATATCGAAGAGTCTGAACGATGTTTCCTTCTATTCCTTCAAGCAGAAACTTCTCTATAAGTCCGATAAATACGGAAAGAACATGATCGAAATAGGAAGGTTCGATCCATCATCTAAGATATGTCCATCATGCGGTAACATAAAGCATGATCTGAAGTTATCAGATCGCATATATCATTGCAATGTATGCGGATTAACTATAGACAGGGATCACAACGCATCAAAAAATATAAGGAAGATTGGACTTATAAAAGTAGGGCTGGTGCGGTCCGAACTTACGCCTGTGGAGATCGCAACATCGGGCTTGTACGGAATATATCCGTACAGGCAGAGGTCTCTTCGATGGAAGGAAGCTCCGATGCTTTAG
- a CDS encoding nitrilase-related carbon-nitrogen hydrolase, with protein MRILAIQLRIGSRDLDLETYRNHLEDIFKRSQPGDFLIFPEETGLPISLGHVIDKFGVKIDENADAGEFPKSSDAETFRSIFLSVGEETRNSFLSFFSEMSRKYQVYALACGNIPEETETPRIYNTAYVFDTMGNVVFRQRPVYEAGSS; from the coding sequence ATGCGTATTCTTGCAATTCAGCTCAGGATAGGATCGAGAGACCTCGATCTGGAAACATACCGGAACCATTTGGAGGATATTTTCAAGCGTTCTCAACCTGGCGATTTCCTGATCTTTCCTGAGGAAACGGGGCTGCCCATATCCCTGGGACATGTAATCGATAAGTTTGGAGTGAAAATAGACGAGAATGCCGATGCAGGAGAATTTCCTAAGTCATCCGATGCAGAAACATTCAGATCTATCTTTTTATCCGTCGGAGAAGAAACGAGGAATAGCTTTTTATCATTTTTCTCCGAAATGTCGAGAAAGTATCAGGTCTATGCTTTGGCCTGCGGTAATATTCCTGAGGAAACAGAAACACCGCGTATATACAACACGGCATATGTTTTCGATACGATGGGAAACGTTGTATTTAGGCAGAGACCGGTTTATGAAGCAGGAAGCTCCTAG
- a CDS encoding extracellular solute-binding protein, with protein sequence MDKKAIIAIIVVVVAVAAIAGGIEYHNLTSGPAKTSIVFSGWVSSGEEYTFDVQMVNEFNAMHSNISVKFVPITSNYYGTLETELASNSGPAVFYMENDVLPEFVKGGYLLNLTPVLSSNTTYNLTGFAPQILDTFMQHNQLYAAPKDWSPLFVLFNKNIFNAEHVPYPTNYSAWNWTALQHTLVMLKQNESKLSNGGTGYYPMVVGPQFARILAFMHEAGGQWINQTGTGASPNSAGLKTAINFWYGLYSSGLAGLNSNLSAGWNGGDFASGKVGMVVTGTWTVPVLLANGSYFKNDTSAIGYAFMPYDVQNATMMFNVGLAVNSHLTPAQTWAAEQFVMFFTGPSGEKQWVSKGLALPSRTAILESSWYKTNFPIQSFAGEQFPHAYGWNYNTTNFQATESAAHSIIVDLFAGKITPNQAYDEIINETNTNLKGTSTL encoded by the coding sequence ATGGATAAGAAAGCAATAATAGCAATCATTGTTGTTGTGGTCGCAGTAGCTGCTATAGCTGGAGGCATAGAGTATCATAATCTTACTTCTGGACCGGCAAAAACTTCCATAGTCTTTTCTGGCTGGGTCTCTAGCGGTGAGGAGTACACATTCGATGTACAGATGGTGAATGAATTCAATGCCATGCATTCTAACATCTCCGTCAAATTCGTGCCAATAACGAGCAATTATTATGGAACACTGGAGACTGAACTCGCATCCAATTCCGGGCCTGCAGTGTTCTATATGGAGAATGATGTTCTGCCGGAATTCGTCAAGGGAGGCTATCTGCTGAATCTCACACCCGTACTGAGCTCCAACACTACCTACAATCTGACCGGCTTCGCCCCACAGATACTGGATACATTCATGCAGCACAACCAGCTCTACGCTGCGCCTAAGGACTGGAGCCCACTGTTCGTCCTGTTTAACAAGAACATATTCAATGCGGAGCATGTCCCGTATCCCACCAATTACAGTGCATGGAACTGGACAGCTTTACAGCACACGCTGGTCATGCTTAAGCAGAACGAGAGCAAGCTATCCAACGGTGGAACCGGGTACTATCCAATGGTTGTCGGGCCACAGTTCGCAAGGATATTGGCGTTCATGCATGAAGCTGGTGGGCAGTGGATAAACCAGACAGGCACCGGAGCTTCGCCCAACAGCGCTGGCCTGAAGACAGCTATCAACTTCTGGTATGGTCTTTACTCAAGTGGTCTGGCCGGCCTCAACTCCAATCTGAGCGCCGGATGGAACGGCGGTGACTTCGCGTCAGGAAAGGTCGGCATGGTCGTAACCGGCACATGGACGGTACCTGTGCTGCTTGCAAACGGTTCATACTTCAAGAACGATACCTCGGCCATAGGATACGCCTTCATGCCTTACGATGTCCAGAATGCAACCATGATGTTCAACGTGGGCCTTGCGGTCAACAGCCATCTGACGCCCGCTCAGACATGGGCTGCTGAGCAGTTCGTCATGTTCTTCACCGGACCATCTGGAGAGAAGCAGTGGGTATCCAAGGGCCTCGCTCTGCCTTCAAGAACCGCGATACTCGAGAGCAGCTGGTACAAGACGAACTTCCCAATACAGAGCTTTGCCGGAGAGCAGTTCCCGCATGCATACGGATGGAACTACAACACAACCAATTTCCAGGCCACTGAGAGCGCTGCACACAGCATAATAGTCGATCTGTTTGCAGGGAAGATCACACCGAACCAGGCATACGATGAGATCATAAATGAAACGAACACAAACCTTAAAGGTACTTCCACACTCTGA
- a CDS encoding APC family permease, translating to MHNNSENENQLSKGSIGLLGLVMISMAGVLAIIGPMEVSSFIGSAGPAAMWPVILGFILFLIVSLPILEYTKIVGFAGGYYGLSELGFGRAVGKFTSLSNYVFYIFWQTTNFFAMSAIIVDTVDELYNYMIPIWGWLLIGILVLVLTNLMSSLHPKLLSRILIYITVGTTILVVIFIAYVIAKSPYNSPYYLNPANSYSGFTGIATGTAIYGFFLYVGYGSTLFYTEEAKNGRKDAWRAIYIGLGLSAIVIALSAYSIVAAVPKSDLSTVASSALPEIVAWIYYFPKWVLLALSIVVVAISMLSFGAGGGAQSRLMWAMARDRFISSKWLLKLSKKNKTPVNAVLLQFITVLVVAFIVAGIMVAVYGYNINTVTTAWFAAGAGGTIIWYFHHFIPEFGLFPYISRNKGIKYSKFRKWIVGLIVPIGGTALFIYTFYLGIISDLLEPYFAFLLAAVFALFGILVYVLYKAMKGNIGESTVTYMAAESEKIPIADDR from the coding sequence ATGCATAATAATTCGGAGAATGAGAATCAACTGAGCAAGGGAAGCATAGGTTTACTTGGGCTAGTGATGATATCTATGGCCGGCGTCTTGGCTATTATAGGCCCAATGGAGGTATCATCGTTCATTGGCAGTGCTGGACCTGCCGCCATGTGGCCGGTTATTCTTGGTTTCATCCTGTTCTTAATTGTCTCATTGCCCATTCTCGAATATACGAAGATTGTTGGATTTGCGGGAGGATATTATGGCCTTTCTGAGCTCGGCTTTGGAAGGGCCGTCGGAAAGTTCACGTCTCTTTCAAATTACGTTTTCTATATATTTTGGCAGACGACGAATTTCTTTGCTATGTCTGCGATCATTGTTGATACGGTGGATGAGTTATATAACTACATGATCCCGATATGGGGCTGGCTTCTCATAGGGATACTGGTCTTGGTGCTAACCAATCTGATGAGCTCTCTTCATCCAAAATTATTGAGCCGGATACTTATATATATAACAGTGGGGACCACGATACTTGTCGTGATCTTTATAGCGTATGTGATCGCAAAATCACCCTATAACAGCCCATATTATCTGAATCCAGCCAACAGCTATTCAGGCTTCACTGGAATTGCAACAGGTACGGCGATATACGGCTTCTTCCTCTACGTAGGATATGGTTCTACACTCTTCTATACGGAGGAGGCTAAGAACGGCAGAAAGGATGCATGGAGGGCAATATACATAGGGCTGGGCTTATCTGCTATAGTCATAGCACTTTCAGCTTACTCTATAGTTGCCGCGGTGCCCAAATCGGATCTGTCGACCGTAGCCAGTTCAGCTCTGCCAGAGATTGTTGCATGGATCTATTATTTTCCGAAATGGGTTCTTCTGGCATTGAGCATTGTGGTCGTCGCTATCTCCATGCTTTCATTTGGCGCTGGAGGTGGAGCACAGAGCAGGCTCATGTGGGCAATGGCAAGGGATAGATTCATCTCAAGCAAATGGCTTCTCAAGCTGAGCAAGAAGAATAAAACGCCGGTTAACGCAGTCTTACTGCAGTTCATAACGGTACTGGTGGTGGCATTCATCGTGGCAGGTATAATGGTGGCAGTATATGGTTATAACATAAATACAGTGACAACGGCGTGGTTTGCTGCTGGCGCCGGTGGTACGATAATTTGGTACTTCCATCACTTCATCCCGGAGTTTGGCCTATTCCCATATATAAGCAGGAACAAGGGTATAAAATATTCCAAATTCAGAAAATGGATCGTTGGATTGATAGTTCCTATCGGAGGTACCGCTTTATTCATATACACTTTCTATCTCGGTATAATATCGGACTTGCTGGAACCATACTTCGCCTTTCTGCTTGCGGCAGTTTTTGCACTATTTGGAATACTGGTCTATGTACTGTATAAAGCCATGAAGGGTAACATTGGTGAGAGTACTGTTACGTATATGGCTGCGGAATCCGAAAAAATACCGATAGCGGACGACAGATGA